A genome region from Littorina saxatilis isolate snail1 linkage group LG16, US_GU_Lsax_2.0, whole genome shotgun sequence includes the following:
- the LOC138950103 gene encoding uncharacterized protein, producing the protein MQQRRVLCMPFQARALHKLPCTQMYEPKHSARTGSGGKSSPMPSSTATRQPWYSASTPTATRQPWYSASTSTATRQPWYSASTPTSRDLVLTAPGSSSSSIACTRRYFRESGLSISTITPREPGYPLTSSRNAGQSLGQPDRRFIVSLIKWDCIR; encoded by the exons ATGCAACAGAGACGAGTACTGTGCATGCCATTCCAAGCACGTGCACTGCACAAACTGCCTTGCACACAGATGTACGAACCGAAACATTCTGCTA GGACCGGCAGTGGAGGTAAAAGTTCCCCCATGCCATCATCCACCGCCACAAGACAGCCATGGTACTCTGCTAGCACACCTACCGCCACAAGACAGCCATGGTACTCTGCTAGCACATCCACCGCCACAAGACAGCCATGGTACTCTGCTAGCACACCTACCTCAAGAGATCTGGTACTCACAGCGCCAGGCTCCTCTTCCAGCTCCATCGCTTGCACACGGCGATATTTCAGGGAGTCAGGTCTTTCAATCAGCACCATCACGCCCAGGGAACCAGGCTACCCCCTCACCTCATCACGCAATGCTGGTCAGTCCCTGGGGCAGCCAGACCGAAGATTTATCGTATCCCTCATTAAGTGGGACTGTATCAGGTAG